The Halostagnicola kamekurae sequence TAACTCCGTCATTCATACAGAGCATAATCGTTCATGTTATACTACAACACACGTACCTCTGTGGGAGTATAAATAAGTACCGATTACCGATCGTTTCTTCCGATTCTATTGTGTCGATCTTCGCATTCGAGCCCAATAGTTACTGATTCTGTCCATGGTGTCTACGTAAAACTCGAGAGAATTCGACCGAAGTTTCTTGTGTATTGATGTTCAAATCAGCCCATATCGGCCCATATATATGCACATTCGAGAGCGACCGGATGGCCTCGGTCATTGACTGTCGGTCCCACGCGCAGTTCGGTCACGACGTTCATACAGAAGTTCATTTCCCCTCTATCATCGGAAAATAACTCGCGTGAGTGTGATCGGAGCAAGTAATTTGAGACGGCCTATCTCGCTATTACTGACCGGCGCGAGACGTGAAACGGCGCGAGATCTCGTCGGTCCCTCGATACGTAACGGCCTGAGAACTGCCTCCGGGTCAATCTCGAGGCGATTTACGTCGAAAAGTAGCGGGAGGTAGATTTGAACTACGTCAACTTCGATCGCTTCGCTCTCTCGTTGTCTACTTCATATCTACTCTATACTATCTTCAGGGATTCCATCTCACGCCTCGCTACGCTCGGCGTTCAATATTGAATCCCTGAAAAGTAGCGGGAGGTAGATTTGAACCTCAAGGAGACGGTCATCCTCGCTTCGCTCGGACGCTGCGACTCCTCTGGCTCAAACTACTCATGCAATGGATAGCGCTCACGAATTTGTTCGCGCTAAAACATAGCGGGAGGTAGATTTGAACTACCGGTCTGCGGGTTATGAGCCCGCCGGAATCTCCTGGCTATCCCATCCCGCTATCACATCATATCCGGGTCGGCTAGTTAAGGGTTGTGATTCGGTTACCGTCTGTGGGTTTTTCGCTTAGTTCTGGTGGACCCGCCACGTGTAGATGCTCTCACAGATGTAGTTGACGAAAAAGCCGACGCCGATTCCGATCAGGTTCGCGATGACGAACCAGACGTCGAACCACCGTACCAGCACGGCCAGCACCGCAAGCGTCACGAGAAATCCCGCGGATCGGACCAGATACGACGTGAGTAGTCGACGCAAGAACGCTCGAGAGCCGGTCTTTCCGTACGCGGCGAACGTCCACCACTCGTTTATCGCGAAGATGGCCCCGATCGCGAGCGTCCAGGCGACGGCCTTACTGGCGACCAGTCCGAGCGCTGTTTGCGATACGAGCCCGTAGAAGACAGCACTATCGACTGCTGTTCCGACCAAGCCGACGCCAGCGAACTGTACAAACAGCGCTCGAGAGCGCAGGGCAGCCAGACGCATTCGAAGAATCTCGGTAACCGATTTACTCATCGTTTCGGTCGCACTCGACCGTCTCGGGTACTGGGCCCAGCGAGAATAACTGCCTTTCGGTCAGCCGACGGCTGTGTCATCTGTTTTCGGACCCGATAGCACCGATCGATGGCCAGTCGGTCTGGCGTTATACGGCGAGATCGCCCTGTGGACGAATCACGTCGACGGTCTCGGCGTCGACGCGATCGACCTCCAAGAAATGGGGAAGGAACTCTCGTCGCTCGAACTCACCGTACTCCGATTCGTCGCCGATCGTACACCACAGCTGGACCGTCTCCGGGCCATTCCACTCGCCGTTGCGATTGATTCCGAAGCAGACGACTTCCTCCCCGTCGTAATCGATGATAGCCCCCTTTCGGATTCCGGGGTCGCCGTGGATGATCAGCCGCTTCATACCCGGCGATTCGGCGGGTGGTGGATTAAACGCTTCGAAGCGGTCGGTCCGTAGGGGCGGCGTCTTCCGGACGATCGGGCCAGTGAGGGCTCGAGGTCGGCTCGAGACTCATGGACGGCTCGAGGTCGATTGGTGGCCACGCGCGTATGAACAATATGAATCAGAGGCCATCACATGAATCGAAAAGGTAGGGTGCCGGCGTCAGCTACCGGTTCGCCTTCGACACCTACCCGATCTCCTCCCGCGATCGGGTTCGCAGTCGGAACTGCGAGTCGTTGGCGTCCCGTCGTCCGATCTCGCGCCGACGAACCAAACGGGTTTTAAGCGGCGCAATCGTAGCCCGTTCCAAGTGAACTAACCATGCAGATGCCACGCCGATTCAATACGTACTGTCCGCACTGTAACGAACACCATCAACACGAAGTCGAGAAGGTCCGAACCGGCCGACAGACCGGAATGAAAAAGGTTGCCGACCGACAGCGACGACGACGGACGTCCACGATCGGTAACTCCGGGAAGTTCTCGAAGGTTCCCAGTGGGAACAAACCGACGAACAAGACCGACCTCAAGTACCGCTGTGGCGAGTGCGGCAAGGCCCACCTCCGAGAGGGATGGCGAGCCGGCAGAATCGAGTTCCAGGAGTGATTACGATGGCAGGATCATACTACACCGTCCGCTGTGGAGACTGCGAGAACGAACAGATCGTCTTCGGCAAAGCCGCCACGGAAGTCGCGTGTGCCGTCTGCGGAACGACGCTCGCTCGACCGACCGGTGGTAAGGCCGATATCGACCACGAGATCGTCGAGACAGTCGAATCACGATGAAATACAGTGGCTGGCCGGACACCGGCGAGCTCGTCGTCGGCAAGATCGACGAGATAGAGGACTTCGGCGTCTTCGTCGATCTCGAGGAGTATCAGGACAAACGTGGCCTGATCCACATCTCCGAGGTCGCAAGCGGCTGGATCAAGAACGTCCGCGATCACGTCCGCGAAGGCCAGATCGTCGTCTGTAAGGTCCTCGACGTCGACGAGTCCCACGAACAGATCGATCTCTCGTTGAAAGACGTCAACGACCACCAGCGCTCGGACAAGATCCAGGACTGGAAAAACGAGCAGAAGGCCGACAACTGGATGGGCCTGGCGCTGGCAGAAGACAGCGACGACGAGACCTACACCGCGATCGCGAACGAACTGATCGGCGTCCACGGAAGCCTCTACAACGGATTCAAGCAGGCCGCGATTCACGGCGCCGAGGCGCTCGAGGACACCGATCTCTCCGAAGACGAGGTCGACGCGATCGTCGAGACCGCCCGCGAAAACGTCTCGGTCCCGTACGTCAACGTCACCGGCTACGTCGATCTCGAGAATCCCTCCCAGTCGGGCGTCGACGGCATCCGCGACGCGCTCGAGGCCGCCGAGGGGAACGGCGGCGTCCCGGACGAGGTCGAACTCGAGGTCGTCTACGTCGGCGCGCCCGAGTACCGCATCAAGGTCCGCGCGCCGAACTACAAAACCGCCGAGTCACAGCTCGAGGCGAGCGCGGACCGCGCCGTGGCGGCGATCGAAGACCACGGCGGCAGCGGCGAGTACCACCGCGAACGCAAGAGCGACGACGAGTAATCGACCGGCACACGAGCGACGGACACAACGATGAAATCAGATATTCGGGTCTGTTCGGTGTGGGAAGAGACACACGAACGCCCGATCTACACCCTTTCTACGACCTGTCCCGAGTGTGGCGCAGACGCCGTCAACAGCGCGCCGGCTCCCTTCGATCCGACCGATCAGTACGGCGAGTACCGACGCGCTCTTAAGCGTCGCAGTCGCTGATACGGTATGGACGAACTCGAGGTCGACGTCGTTGCCGAGGCCGAAGTCGACGACCCCGTTCTCGTCGAAGGGCTACCTGGCGTCGGACACGTCGGAACGCTCGCAGCGGAACACCTTCTCGAGGAACTCGACGAAGAGAGCACGCTGATTCGACGCGTCTACTCGCGCGAGTTCCCGCCGCAGGTGACGATCGAGGACGGCATCGCCGAACTGACCTGCGCGTCGATCCACGCGGTGTCGAACCCCGACGGACGAGATCTGCTCGTCCTCACTGGCGATCACCAGGCACAGACCAACGCCGGCCACTACGGGCTCACCAGCGCGTTTCTCGACATCGCAGCCGAGTTCGAGACGACGGACATTTACTCGCTGGGCGGCGTTCCGACGGGCGAGCTCATCGAGGAGTACGCGGTCATCGGCGCGGTCACCGACGAGGCCCGCCGCGACTCGCTCGAGGAGGCCGGCGTCGAGTTCCGCGAGGACGAACCCGCGGGCGGCATCGTCGGCGTCAGCGGACTCCTGCTCGGGCTGGGCGCGCGCCGCGGATTCGACGCGGCGTGTCTGATGGGCGAAACGAGCGGCTACCTCGTCGACCCGAAAAGCGCCCGGGCGGTGCTCGAGGTGCTCGAGGAGGCAGTCGGGCTCGACCTCGCGTACGATTCGCTCGACGAGCGCGCCGACGAGATGGAAGACGTGATCGGCAAGATTCAGGAGATGGAACAACAGCAACAACAGCAGTCGATGGAGCTGCCGACCGACGACGATCTGCGGTACATCGGCTAGGGAGAGCCGATCGCTTTCTCGAGCGCGTCCCAGCCGAGAGTCGCTCGAAGGGGTACGCACGTTCGCGCGAGGGAGCACTCACATTTCGAGTCGCGTGTAGTCAGATACCGCCAGCACCGCCACCGCTTCTCGGCCGATCTCAGACGATCGCGCCAGCGCCCGCTGCGAGGAAGATAGCACCGAACGCGACGAGTACCACCCCGCTCAGCAGCGAGACGGTCGGTGCGAACGCGTCGACGCGTCGTCCGATCGAGACCAGCGCCGCGGGATAGCTCACGATCCAGCAAACGATCCCGACGAAGAACCCGACCAGCAGGCCGACCGACCCCGTCTGGACGACCAGCGCGCCCGCAAGCATCGAGCCGATCCCCGGGACGTGAGCGAAGACGTCGAGCGTGCCGGGTCGAAGGAGGCCGACGCCGACGGTGAGCCAGAACCCGATCTGGTAGGGGTTGGTCAGCGACAGCGCGAACGCCTTCCGGAATCCCCTCGAGGGTTCGCCCGCGTCTTCGACGAAGCCGGTGGCAGATCTCGCATCCCGAAACGCGCCGACGGCGAAGTAGACCATGAGCACGCCGCCGACGAGGTAGAGCGCGGGTCTGACGATCGGGTACTGGTCGATGATTGCGACCACGCCCGCGAGCGTCCCGACGAAAAAGACGAGGTCCGCGAGCATCGCGCCGAGCCCAGCCTTGAACCCGGCCGTCCAGCCGCGAAGCACGCTCTCCTCGGCGATGATCGCGTTCATCGGCCCCGGCGGGGCGGCAAGCGCAATTCCAAAGACGGCTCCAACGAGCGGAGTGAGAACGGTCGTCACCACGTGTTCGTTTCGAGGGGTACCGACGGCTAAAACGTGTCGAAGCGCTCGGTTGACCGGGTCCTCGGTCGCGGTCGTGTCAACGTTGTGTCTTTCGAGTCAGGGTTTCGATATCCTCGTAGGGGATGCTTCCCTCGCCGACCGGTTGGCCGTCGAGTTCGAGGTACGCCGGCCCAGAGTCGGGTGTGTGACTCCCCGTGACTTCGCCGCTCAATCGCTTTCGCTTGCTGTCGGTCATCGAGTAGCTCTCGACTTCGACGACGTCGCCGATATCGACCAGATCGTCCACCAACTCCATCGCCTCTCGCTCGTCGGCGTCCGCTGGAATCTCGAGTTCTGTCATGTTACCACAGTTGCGCCCGAGGCGTCTCGCACGTATCGCAGACGACCGCCTCGTTTCCCTTGTACCGGCCACGCTCGAGCCGTCCGTCGGCGCAGGACGGACACGTCCGGCCTTCGAGCTGGGCAATTAACTGATTGCCATCGAATTGCGTCGTTGCCATATCGGGAGACTCCGCCCGTCGATAGGGAAGGCGTTGGCCATGCACCTGCAGGTGGTCGCCGGGAACCGGCCAACGACTCGAGTATCGGGAGTCGGCGCGGCGGAACACGAGTCGACACGGCTATTTCCGTGCCTCGAGAACGTGGAGAGAGACTCATGTGGCCCTGGGGACACCTCGGCGTCGCGTACCTGCTGTACAGTCTCTTCGCGCACCGCCGGTTCGACCGCCCGCCGCGTGCCGCGCCCGCGATCGCACTCGCGATCGGCTCGCAGTTTCCCGACCTCATAGACAAACCGCTGGCCTGGAACTTCGACGTGCTCCCGGGCGGGCGAACGCTGAGTCACTCCGTGGTGTTCGCGATCGTGCTCACCGTTGTCGTCTACGCGATCGCGAATCGATTCGGGGGCCTCGAGGCGGCGATAGCGTTCCTCGTCGGACACGTCGTCCACCTGCTGACGGACGTCCCGCCGGCCGTCTTCGGTGGGGAGGTCTCGGGGCTGGCGTACCTCCTCTGGCCGTTCGTCGAACCGCCTCCGGAAGAGCCCGTCGCCGGCCTGCTCGATGCGATCCTCACGTACTACACCCTCGGCCCGTACGAACTGTTCCAGTTCGGACTGTTCGCGTTCGCGGCGGTCGTCTGGTACTCCGACGGCAAACCCGGCTTCGTGTACGTGCGGTCGATTCTCGCCCGGTTTCGAGTATCGGAATCCCACACGTAACGATCCCGTCTCCTCACAGCGATTGCGGTTCCGAACCGCCGGGGCTTTGCACCCGGCAGTCCACCCCTTCGGTATGCGCCAGTTCGTCCTCCTCGGACACGACGTGCCGACGACCCCGGACTTCTCGCTCGACGACCTCGCCGGCGGAGCCGGGCGACTCGACGCACTGTGTCGCTCGATCACCGCCTCGTTCGTGACCTCCCACGGCATCCGCGAGGACGTCCGCGTCCACCTCGTGATCCGAGACCAGTTGACGATCACGTTCGACGGGAGCGAACTCCGAAACCTCCACCCCGACGAACGATCGACCGCCGCGCTCGTCCGCACGGCCCTCGAGCACCGCGAGGAGGCGATCGGCTCGCTCCCCGCGGAACCGAGCCCCGGCGTCGAACTCTACCGACGTGGGTTCGAAGCCACGCTCGAGGCAGTCTCGAGCGACAGCACGGTCGTTCAGTTACACGAGGACGGCGAGGCCGTCGTCGACGCGTCCGTGCCGACCGACCCCGTATTCGTCCTCTCGGATCACCACGATTTCACGGCGGCCGAACAGCGACTCCTCGAGGCACACGCGGACCGGCGGCTCCGACTCGGGCCGACGCGGCTCCACGCCGATCAGGCGATCACCGTGGCCCACCACTGTCTCGACACCGACGGCTACACGCGCTTTTGAAGGAGTACGCTCGATCGGACAGCGGCTCGAGTCCGGCGGAGTCTCGAGCGGTCGGAGCGATAGTCGAACCGAAAAACGAAACGCTGTGCTGTATCGCGGCCGTCGGTATTCCGGGGGCTGTATCGTGTCCGCCGGTAGTCCGTGCCGTCACCCATTCAGAAAGGTTAAACGCGTGGACGAACTTCCACCGAATGCGGGCCGGTGGGGTAGCTTGGTATCCTTCGGCCTTCGGGTGGCCGTAACCGCGATTCGAATTCGCGCCGGCCCACTACCTTTCCCGCACTCAACGAACGCCGAGCGACAGCGAGGCGTTTCGACTCTCATTTCGTCATCGTTGAGCGGCAGCCGTCGGATTGGCCGTACCCGCGTTCTCGAGGTCGTACCGCTCGAGCGCGGCTTGGGAAACGCCGGCGAACCGTGGGCGTCCTCGAGAAGCGATTGGCCGGCGAACGACGGCCGATTCCACGACGAACGCAACCGTTACCGGCGCTGGCCACCTCTCTCGAGACGAATGACTGATGGGACTGAGAAAGACGTCGATACGACCGAGGGGGTCACGGAGCGACGCGACGAGGTGGTCGCTCGAGTCCGCTCGCATGCGGGACAGATCGCTCGGGAACTCGCGCTGTTACAGGGCGGCGACTACGGTCAGGAGTCCTTCGAGACTGCGGCCGCGACGTGGACGGTCAAGTACGAGGCGGGCGATATCCAGTATCTCCGATTCGATCCGAACTCGGGCGAGGAGACGTACGTCATCTCGACCAAACAGCCGCCGGCGCCCGACGCGCTCGAGCGGGCGATGGACGATTACGGGACGTTCATCGAAGCCTACAACGAGT is a genomic window containing:
- a CDS encoding GtrA family protein; translation: MSKSVTEILRMRLAALRSRALFVQFAGVGLVGTAVDSAVFYGLVSQTALGLVASKAVAWTLAIGAIFAINEWWTFAAYGKTGSRAFLRRLLTSYLVRSAGFLVTLAVLAVLVRWFDVWFVIANLIGIGVGFFVNYICESIYTWRVHQN
- a CDS encoding HAH_0734 family protein translates to MKRLIIHGDPGIRKGAIIDYDGEEVVCFGINRNGEWNGPETVQLWCTIGDESEYGEFERREFLPHFLEVDRVDAETVDVIRPQGDLAV
- a CDS encoding 50S ribosomal protein L44e, with amino-acid sequence MQMPRRFNTYCPHCNEHHQHEVEKVRTGRQTGMKKVADRQRRRRTSTIGNSGKFSKVPSGNKPTNKTDLKYRCGECGKAHLREGWRAGRIEFQE
- a CDS encoding 30S ribosomal protein S27e; its protein translation is MAGSYYTVRCGDCENEQIVFGKAATEVACAVCGTTLARPTGGKADIDHEIVETVESR
- a CDS encoding translation initiation factor IF-2 subunit alpha, which produces MKYSGWPDTGELVVGKIDEIEDFGVFVDLEEYQDKRGLIHISEVASGWIKNVRDHVREGQIVVCKVLDVDESHEQIDLSLKDVNDHQRSDKIQDWKNEQKADNWMGLALAEDSDDETYTAIANELIGVHGSLYNGFKQAAIHGAEALEDTDLSEDEVDAIVETARENVSVPYVNVTGYVDLENPSQSGVDGIRDALEAAEGNGGVPDEVELEVVYVGAPEYRIKVRAPNYKTAESQLEASADRAVAAIEDHGGSGEYHRERKSDDE
- a CDS encoding RNA-protein complex protein Nop10; translated protein: MKSDIRVCSVWEETHERPIYTLSTTCPECGADAVNSAPAPFDPTDQYGEYRRALKRRSR
- a CDS encoding proteasome assembly chaperone family protein, whose translation is MDELEVDVVAEAEVDDPVLVEGLPGVGHVGTLAAEHLLEELDEESTLIRRVYSREFPPQVTIEDGIAELTCASIHAVSNPDGRDLLVLTGDHQAQTNAGHYGLTSAFLDIAAEFETTDIYSLGGVPTGELIEEYAVIGAVTDEARRDSLEEAGVEFREDEPAGGIVGVSGLLLGLGARRGFDAACLMGETSGYLVDPKSARAVLEVLEEAVGLDLAYDSLDERADEMEDVIGKIQEMEQQQQQQSMELPTDDDLRYIG
- a CDS encoding LysE family translocator, with amino-acid sequence MVTTVLTPLVGAVFGIALAAPPGPMNAIIAEESVLRGWTAGFKAGLGAMLADLVFFVGTLAGVVAIIDQYPIVRPALYLVGGVLMVYFAVGAFRDARSATGFVEDAGEPSRGFRKAFALSLTNPYQIGFWLTVGVGLLRPGTLDVFAHVPGIGSMLAGALVVQTGSVGLLVGFFVGIVCWIVSYPAALVSIGRRVDAFAPTVSLLSGVVLVAFGAIFLAAGAGAIV
- a CDS encoding HVO_A0556 family zinc finger protein, whose translation is MATTQFDGNQLIAQLEGRTCPSCADGRLERGRYKGNEAVVCDTCETPRAQLW
- a CDS encoding metal-dependent hydrolase translates to MWPWGHLGVAYLLYSLFAHRRFDRPPRAAPAIALAIGSQFPDLIDKPLAWNFDVLPGGRTLSHSVVFAIVLTVVVYAIANRFGGLEAAIAFLVGHVVHLLTDVPPAVFGGEVSGLAYLLWPFVEPPPEEPVAGLLDAILTYYTLGPYELFQFGLFAFAAVVWYSDGKPGFVYVRSILARFRVSESHT
- the trmY gene encoding tRNA (pseudouridine(54)-N(1))-methyltransferase TrmY yields the protein MRQFVLLGHDVPTTPDFSLDDLAGGAGRLDALCRSITASFVTSHGIREDVRVHLVIRDQLTITFDGSELRNLHPDERSTAALVRTALEHREEAIGSLPAEPSPGVELYRRGFEATLEAVSSDSTVVQLHEDGEAVVDASVPTDPVFVLSDHHDFTAAEQRLLEAHADRRLRLGPTRLHADQAITVAHHCLDTDGYTRF